CCAAAGTCGATGTGGATGATGTGGCCATCTGCGTCCAAAAGGATGTTCCCATTGTGTCTGAGGAGGGGGAGtagaggagaggaagaggcagTAGTAAGTCTGACTGAGGCCAGTAGCTCAAGCTGCAACACACTGGCCATATGACACCAGGCAGGGAGGTCCCCTGCCATGTTTCCTGCTGCCTATAACTCTGGGTCCAATCTCCTAGGACTGAAAGGTAGCAGTGGAAAGAAAGGaagtcagaaaagaaaattgctaACAAAGGCTGTGGGGACTGAAATTGCTATTAttaacaatttaataaaaaaagattatcCTGATTTCCCAGAAATTGCACTTCTAGCACCCAAACTGATCCCAATCTAGAAGCAAGGAAAGGCTTCTGAGACTCCAACCAGCTGTCATAGATGCCAAGCACTTTGCTCAGTGGGAGGTCTCCATTCAGAACCTGTTTACCTGGGTTTTATTTGTAATTCCTATAAGCTCACTGCAGATCAGAAGCCCCAACAGAAGGGAGCAACAATCAGAGGCAAGAGGCTGAGTGGAGTTTAAGTGTAAAATAGTGTGGGGGCTGGAAGGGATAAGTTTTaatcatttatgtaaaaaatctCAGGAGGCAGGTACTACAGGCCAGCTGCAGGAGAAGAAGAGTTAAAGGGAGATAAATCCCAGGTCTTTGTTTTTCCCACATGAATGGCCAGTagaaggaagaattaacatgctAAGCATGTGGGGGCCTGGCCTATTCAGCATAACCGACCTCTGCAGTGTCAACAGAGACTTTGTCAGGCTAAGAGCCCACAGTCTGAGGGCTACCTTCTCTAAGGGTTGGTCTGACTGGCAGAAAGAGGAGGGGCAAAGAGAGAACCCGAATGTCAGTCCCACCTGAGTCCTTCCCCCTCTGGGAAAGCATTAAAGATATAGCAACACAGGCACAATCTTGAGAGCCAAAAGGGTGCTAAGAGATGTCCTAGAGGAAACCTAGGCCCTGAGAGGGGATGTGACTTACTTTCCCAAGGTCCCAAGGCTAGAGAGGGGTAGTTTTTCTTAACTACTGGAGTTAGCTCCAGCCGGAAAGCTGTTTGGGACTCACTTTGAAGCAGTTTAAGAGATCTTAAAACctgcttccagtttggggcccCATTCACTGTTGCCACTTCTTTCCAGTGGCTGATTCCATTCATGGCTTGATTACATCCATTCTTTTTTTAGGTATTATGAACAGCTTATCAGCTGCCTGCCcaccccccctaccccccacctctTTAAAGGATGGACTCTCATCTTCCAAACATTGTTTCCTAAAGGAAAGCCCTGAGGCTTGACTAGCGCCAGCTTCCCTGCCATCCATTTACTGAGTCCTAGGGCTGAGCTCTAAGCTCTCTGGGCCCTGTGTTGGAAATCCTGATGCTTCAATGACCGTCTAATGCTTGCAACTAAATTCTTTATACATAACTACATTCCCCTACAGCCCTCAAATGCAGAGCCTGTGCTGGGTTCATTTGCAGGGCTGGCCAGGTGGAACAAGCATAGGTTCTAAAAGCTATCTGACTCTTACTTCCCTCATGAAGAAACACTTCTCTGAAGCTGCTCCATTAGCTAGAAATAAATGGGCCACCATGTCAGTGGGAATCCTGGCAGCAAAGACCACTGCATTTCTGCCTTCCCAGGACAGCTGCCCTATAGCCAGAGACGTGCAACTCACACAGACCCTGAGTCACTGTCTGGAAACACTCTTAGAAGGCAGGGCCTAGGCATGTAATTATCTTTGTACAATGTGTGGTTCACCTGTATGTGCAGTTAAGTCTCATAAAGTTTATGTGATACTGAAAGAAATGGCAGCTCTGGGCAAAACAACAGATACTTAAAAGTTGTGGAATTCCTATGTTGGAATGAGGAAGTTAGGAGAATTCACAGCTGGGAGTTTCAACTTTATCTCCATGTCTCTTGTATCCACCTCCTTTCTGCTCTCAGTCACTACCAGTGCTACTCTGTACCAGGCCCATTATCTCTCACTTTGTTGCTAAAGGCTCAGTTACATTCACCCTTACCCACAGTGCCATAGGGCATTTACTAAACATAGACTGGGTCATGTCATTCCTCTGCCTGAAAAGTAGAACTCCTTAGCCTCACAGTGAAGGCCCTTCTAATTTGGCCTCAACTTACTTACTTAGATTTCACTGCCTACTACTCCCCTGCCATGCAGTGCagcccaagttttttttttttttttttaattgaaacagttgattgtacatatctgtggggtgtagagttaaatatcaataactgtgtgcaatatgtaatgatcaaatcaggataattagtatattcatcattaaacaatgtaatcgtttttcatagccctttacaaattcctcccttatcccccccccctccctctttcccacctctggtaacctcagttttgttctctctgttCAACGTACtgactgttgtatctttttttcttatttaagtttattgtttattttttagcttcctacttataaatgaggacatgcagtatttctctttctgtgcctggcttatttcacttaacataattttctccaagttcatccatgttgctatgaatggcaggatttcactcttttttatggcagagttgtattccattgtgaaaatataccacgttttccttatccagtcatctgatgatggatatttaggttggttacaactcttggcagCCCAAGCTTGAATCACAGTGAATTATTTCCTctacctggaatgttcttcctccaCAGCTTTCTTTATCCTCATTCTCCCTTATCCTTTAAGACCTTGCTCACTCAAACCCTTGTTCTTCCCATAAATCCTTCATTGCTTTGCCCTTTTACCCTAGCACTTATCAGTCTGCCTCCTTGACTAAATATCATGTAAACACACCTGTCTCTACTTAAAATatgttgtttgttttatctttacaTCTTGGCAATGGAAGGTGGTGACAAGTAATTAAGAACTACACATGAAGGGACAGAGGGAACCCTGGAGAAAGGTTGGGATGAGGGGCAGAAGTCACCTACCTGTCTTTGACTTGCAGTAGGTAGCAGACCAAGCAGTAGCCAGCACAACTTTGCACAAAATTGCGCTGGGCACTGAGGAATGCCTCAGTGGTGTAACTGCCATGCTCCTGTAGGAAGTAATCGAGCAAGGAGAGCTGTGACTGTTTCTTCACCTGGTGGATGGACACAGCATTGACCACTGGTTCAATCATACCACTGTCGGCCGAAATCACAAGAATCTTGTATGGCTTGATCCAAAGGGGTACTCGCTCCTGTTCCCAAATGGACTGTTGAGGAGACATGGAGGTATTGGGACTCTCACCTTTCTCCAAACTGTAGCAGGATGCTAAAATTCTCCTCTTTCCCCAACCTCTCTTCTTGGTAGCCTCGGAGTCTATCTAGGCCATCAAGTGAATAAGGCTCACTGATCCTACTGAGGACCAGGGAGTTTTGAAAGGAAGTCCAGGTCCTCACAGAGACATGAAACTACACTCAAGAGGTATGTGGGAAAAGGTATCATATAGGTAGAAAGCCCAAGAAAGGCAAGGAGAACAGGAAACCTCACTGTCACCTCACGAGCAGGGAGAATATCAGCTATTAATATAAgttcaaagaataataaaaaataaaaggacttaGGTCCAGAGAAAGCTTCTctagaaaattcaaatatttatataaagaacTAGATtgaggaggctggctggttagctcaatcgattgaacgtggtgctgataacaccaaggttgagggtttggatccccatactggccagccgccaaaaaaaaacaaggaaagaaatggATTAAACACGTTAAGTTTCTTGCAGGCAACTAACCCAGGAGGCTCAGGAAATCAATATCTCAGCACACTGTAACCCACCTGCCACACATCATTTGGGAAGTTGTGATCTAAAGGACAAACCCTTGGCATTCAGTGGTGCAGTTCACAAAAGGGCCAAAAGAGGCTGCTGTGGAGCTGTTCCTGTGGCTGTGCTTCCCAATGGGAAAGAAGCCACCAGCTTTAGTTTAATCTACTTCCAGTTTACACTTGGGCAGGAAACTGGTCGTCGGCAGAGCTCCCTGCAGAACAACCTGTGTGGTCACCTCAGGTGGGCTGGAATGGGGCTGAGatccccttttccttctcttctcttaccTGCAGTTGCTTCAACACCTGGAAGGCCAGCAGCTCCTGCCGAAGGTCATCCCCACACTTGACAATGACTGACAAGAGCCGCCAATTGGGGAGATGACCATAGGGGGAGCCCTCTCTAATCCGCCTGTAAATAGAGAAGTTAAGGGTGTCAAAGGGTGATGCCAGGGTGAGGACAGAGACATCGCTTCTAccaaaaatacaaatcaaacacCCCATAAGGCAAGGACTCAGACTGCCTGGGAGTCTGACAGATTTTTGTGGAGGCTGATGGACAATAAAGATGATGCAGTGAGCACCTGCAATTGCCTCTCAGCTTTTGAGAGGGGTGCAGAGGAACCCCCTCCCCGCAGTTTACCCAACTCACCGTACTTTCTCCTGCCAGGGCTCTTTAAGAGCAACTGCAGAAGGGTCTTCTGGGTCTCGTTTGAAGGCTGTGGGGGTGTGAGCCAGCTGTTCTGAAAGGCGCCGTCTAGCAGGAAGAAAACACATTTGCTTGTATGAGTTACCTCAGAGCCTCACACCCCTGTCTATACCAGCATTTCCTGCACGGTTTCCTGGATtctgggcacagaaagacagaaaccCAGGTTGACAAAGACTCATGGAAAGAAACATAACCACTGACACCTTTTTGCTAACCTGGTAGTTTGTAATCATGTTAAAAGGCAGATTACCAGGACTTCCCCATTGCCCTACCAAGACTGATTCAGAATGGGGGTAActccagaatctgcattttcataaggtctcctccctctcccttaaTTCTGACACATCACTTTGAAACTCCACTTTGAGAACACTGCTTGAATTCCTTCCTCTGGTGTTTTCATCCCTTtggagtccttttttttttttttaaagatgactggtaaggggatctcaacgcttggcttggtgttgtcagcaccacgctcagccagtgagctaactggccatccctatatagaatccaaacccatggccttggtgttatcagcaccgcactctcctgagtgagccacgggccagcccttggagtccttttaaaacttaatttcctTCTGTAGTAGACCAAGGAATTGCTCAACCTACATCTTCACTACCTCAAGTTGGTGGCCTCAGGTCAAGGATAGAAtaaggagagaaaggggaaaagagcaGGTTGACAACTGATGATTAACACAGAAAGGAAGGGGACAAACAGATATGCAGTTCCTGAAAGAGGGATGAAAAACAAGGGGCAATGTGATCTGGCCATACCGGATGTCCCcggctgcaatgaacactggctCCTTGCTCTCTTGGCTGGTGATGCTGTCCACAGAGAACTGGGAGATGTTGTCACAGCTGTTGGTGTGCACTTCAGGGAGctggggagagaagaaggggcGTGCTGGTCAGAAGTGCTAAGCACATGTCTCCCTTCTCTCACTTCCTGCTTGCTTGCTATCGCCATGGCATGTTCATCCTTCCCTTCCAAACTCTGCTCAAAAAAGCCTTGCCTAGTTACACACCATTCTGACCACTTGGACCTCAAACTGCCTAGGCTCTCAAATAGATCCTATAGAAGTGTTTCTCAAAGAGTGAACTACCTGCATCAGGATTACCTGGCATGCTTGCTAAAACACAGATTCCCAGACCCCACCATCAATCTGAATTAGAACTACTGGGAATGGAATCTGAAAGTCTGAATTTTTATCAAGTTCTCCAGAAGATTCCCAATGCACTAAAGTTTACAAACCACTGCCATGACCATCACAGAAACCTGAACTTCTGGTTCATACTGAGAGCCCCCCAAGGGAAAGGATCTGTTCTCTCAGGTCCAGACCCTCTCCAGACTAGATTCCTCTGACCATTTCTTCAATCTAAGTCCTTCAATCCTATCTCTTCATCTCTCTCTAACTGTAGAATAGTCTACCAGATGCCAAAGCCCATACCAAGTCTCATCTCTCTTTCCTTTGTGCCAGAGAATTTCTCCTCAACTCGTTTTGCCATCTAGTGCACACTGCCTTgtatatcttaattattttttcttaaatgtctgtATCTGATCTCCCCAATTGGACTGTAAGCTGAAAGACAGAGATTCTGTCTTTTAACAAAGTAAAATCTGGTTGTGTTTAATGGCCCTACATAAAATCCTGCTCTGGCTCCCTACTAACTCCGGAATAAAGTTCAAGTTTCTTCCACTGCTTACAGGACCCTTCCTACAATCTGGCCCTGCCAAACTCTCCAGCCTTGTTCTTCATCACTTCTCACCCCACATCCATACATCACAGCCATACAAAATTTCTTTCAGTTCCTATAATGGGCCAAGCTCCCTCTTGTCTTCCAGTCTTTGTACAAGCTATTCTTTGTCCAGCTAATTCCTACACATGCTTCAGGACTAAGTTGAGAGATTCTTCCTCCAGGAAATCTTTTGTGACTCCCACCCCAAGTCTGAAGTAAGCACTGCCCCCACCCTTGGGTGCTCCCATAACACCCCATCCTTTCCACCACAGCCTAGATCACACATCTACCTGCTTACTGGTCCTGTTCTCTCTCCTATTAGGTCATAAACTCTTTGCAGGCAAGGGCCAAGTCTTGTTCACTACCACATAACACTCAGGTCTGGCACAtgggccctcaataaatattctttgaatgaatgaatgtatgaccTCATTCTGTGCTATCCTAAGACAACTTCATatagcaggtgttcaataaatattttcattaaatttcctTCACACCCCTGGTTCTCGAAGTTCCTCCTTACATTTAACCTGAGTTCCTTCTGCAGGAAAACAAGCTCTATCTGAATCTCTTTCAGCCTAGAGCTGTTCAGAGCTCTTCCCTCTCATACCCCTCTATCTATACCACTCACTTGGGAACGAACCTCACCCTGCCTCAGGGTGTGTTCTCTTGTTTCAAAGATATTGAAAGCTTCTGGAGAACAGGTGCTGTGTCCCAGTATTACCTCCTTGGAGTTTCCTCACCTCCACTTGCAGCTCGCCTATGTCATCCACTGACCAAGCCTCGTCATCGTTGTCATAGTTGGGCACAGTGCTGAAGCTGCCAGCCCGCTGCTCATGAGTGATACCACATTCGGGAAGATTCTCTACAGACCGTGTGCTCCGAATTCGGTTCTCAGGGATCCGGGCAGGGACACTGGTGGTGTCGAAGTTTTCACATTCAAGGACTTCCACATAGATCAGGTAGGGAGCCTGAGGGGGAAAGTGAGAACAGTATTTGCAACTTACTTCCACCAGTATCCCCCAAATCTCAACTCTGTTAACACAGTTCTTCCTGCTGTCCACTCCTAGCTCCAACCCTCATCCATCAGTCCCCTGAAACTATGAACATCATATTTAGGGCAGGAACTTGTCCCATGATACTTTAGAATTTGGGTGAGAGAGTACACAAGTCTTCAAAACATTTCAGCTGAGCTTCAAAATGTAAGATGATACACTTGGGCAAAACCACTCCAGACTATTATTTACAGCCTGTAAGAGAGGCCCAGAAGCCTCTGTGGGCTTATCCTAAAGAGACACTGCCCAGGGAGCTGCTGTGGATAAAAAGACTAGGACAAAGGTGGGCACGATCCCAAGGAGGATTCTAATCTTCACTACTTCCCCTGAAAGAATCTGAACCATGAGTACTCATTCCAACCAGCAGACAAATCCAGCTAATTCTCTCCGGCGTGAATTGGGCATCCTTCTCCACTTCTCTGCCCACCCTGATCAGAAATGGtcttagaaattaaatatttctctgCCCTCAACGGTTGCTGTACCTGGAAAACCTAAGAGTTATAGAAGGGCTACAGAAGAGCTACCAAAATGACTGTAAGGTGGAGATGGAGAACGATTCTCCTAAGGTACAGCAAGTGGCAAGCTAAAAAGATTAGGCCTCTttggtaaagaaaaacaaagcctaAGATGGGGGACAGGAGGGCTCTCAGAATCACAACAGCATGGATGCAGAGTCATGGTTGACACATGTACCATAAACTATGAAGAGAGTCTAGGAATGTTGGTGGGGACATCCCTGGGTATATACACGAACACTGGACAACCATGGGAGTAGAGTCAAGTCAAGGGCAGGGTTTGGGCCAGAGCCCACTTACCTTGTCCTTGGAGTTGAGGACAACAGCCTGTGTATGGGGCACACGGACCACATGGTGGTCAAAGCTGGCAGTGGGAAGCCAGACTCGGGCAGGGAGCTTATGGTTGAGCAGGGAGAGCTCTGAGATCAGCCGCTGTGTTTTCTGCTCTTTGGTGGGGAGCGTGGCTAGCCGCTTGCCAATGGCCATCAGAGACTTGATGAATTCTCGCTCAGGAGCCAGTCGAACAGGCTACAGGGAGTTGGTGTGAAACAGAAGATGATGAAGAAACCAACAGAAAAAAGTGGCCCACCCATTCAATAACTCCCGGCCATGCAAGCCAGGGAACCCCATGTCTGGAGAGCTCCAGGAAAACGAGCTACCTTTTGGCCCCACCCCTCTCAGCTTGAGTTGAGAATGGCCAGCACATTCCTTCTCCACAGGCTATTTCTTGCGGGTAAGAGGGGTCATGAGTCCAGGCACCCCTCTTCTCTTGAACTTGAGTTCCTCAAGGACTGTCCCAAGGCTTTAGAATGGGCAAGAGGACTACATATGGAGAAGTTAGCCAGGGCTCGAGACAGAAGAGCTGCTCACACCTGAAGTGCTTCACCCATCTCAAGAACAGTGTTGTCCCTCTCCCCATCTGGATCCTCAGGCTGGAATCCCTGCCAAGGGGCTCTGCCAGGGCTCACAAGGCTAGGGAAGGGAGCTCTGAATCAATATTTCCCCTTTCAAAGAAGGAAGAAGCTCTTCATGCAAATGACTTTTGTTATTTCCCATGGCATCCCCCTGTCCATCCCACAATCTATTACAAGGGATCAGGGCACAtgcaggggaagggaagagaatgaGCAGACTTGGCATTAATGAAGGAACAAtcaacagggaaagaaaaagtagatggagggagggaggtgtagGTAGTGGGTGGAGAAAGCCATAGCTCCTTCTAGCCCTTGACAATGGCCATTCTGAAGGCCTGTCTCTCAGTGATCCCTCCTTGGGTCCTCTTCCCCTACCTCTCAGCCACTAGGCTCCCCATATTAGTTCCTTGCTGTGAGCTTGGTTCCTCATGCTGGGCACTTCTAGACTCAGCCAGAAGGGCTCTTTTCCCAGTCTAAGTCCTTCTACATCAGGGGCATTTTATCAAAATAGCCACCCAACTCCCCATCTCATCTCTAGCTAGGTAAGAACAATATCTCCTCCTTTTATGGAAATAGCATTTAATTCACCAggcttttctctccctttctgtgtGTCTTGTTTAGTTTCCTGATTGAGAATTTTTACCCCCACTCCCTCACACTGCAAAAAAAGAGCTTCTTTTGAAAACTGGGCAGTACCAGGCCAGCCTCTGCATGTGCAACAGAGCCAGGGTTCAAAGGAACAACTCATCTTTCAGCCTCTACCCCATGAGGGGCTAGCTCAGAGTACCACCTGAGTAAGGAAATAGGGTATATGAATCAGTCAGAAATGCTTTAGGGGGCAGGGttgaaaagagataaagaaaaagaagacaacagaaatggacttctATGGTGCCTGAAAATATCCTAGGGgcttaaaagagaaagagaaagaagatatttAAAGACTCTTGCTCCTTCCTTCACTCTGATCCCCTAATCCATCCACTCAGGTGGCAAATGGTTACTGCCCCAACCAATTCATAGTTATCTCAGATTAGAAAAGACAGAATTCCTTCCCATTCTCAAATCAGCATTTGGGTTGGAGACCCCTAGTTTATGTGAGCATGTTGGAAATGTGACCCCAGGCCTTGACAGAGACTCTGCCACATGGGAGGAGATAGGAATCATGACCGAAAGGGGATCAGCACAGAACATATAAAACTGATTGGGTAgacaaatcaaaaataaaatgtattcatatccctgtaccggccagccgccaaaaataaaataaataaataaataaaataaaatgtaaaaaaacatcCAAACTCCCAGAGGGTCCTGCATTTCCTCTCACGTCTTTGCCCGACAACAAAGTCCAAGACCCTGTGGGACCAGAGGGTCAGGGCTTAGTccagagggaagaagaaaggagaattGGGATTAAGGAACATCTCAGGCAGTGAGCTGGGAAAAGGGAAGAACTTATACCTGGAAGAAATGTGGTTgatgttaaaaagaaaaccagttgTGGGGAGGTAAAACTTTTCCTTCAGGCCAAGTCCTGTTTGCTCTTGGAGTTGGCTCACCCAGCACAGGGCCTAGCATTTAGAAGactctgaataaatatttgatggtcTGATGGCAGAAGCCATGGTGAAAGAGTTCTGGGTGCGAGAAACAGGATCCTGGGGGTTTCTGCCAAGCAGTTCTAAGCTCTATTCTAGGAGTCTATTCTACCTCTCTCCCAGTTGTTTGCTCCAGAGACCCAGAGCTGCAGGCTGAGTGGCATCACAGCTGTTTCTGAGAGAAGGATCCACTGAGCTAGCCTCAGCGTGGGCTCAGGGCATCGCGGCAAAGGTCAAAGGGACTCCTCCAGGTTTGGGAGGCCTGAGAGGGAGGAGCTGATCTCCCAGGAAGAAAAGGGGCCTTTTAACTACAGCCTTGGCCTGGGGGCTCAGAAGACTTGGGGACGGAGAGGAAATGCGGCCATGGAGGGAGCCTGCCACCCAGTCCCAGCCTGGCCCCACTTACGGAACTGAATGAATTATCAATACTCTCGGTGCTGGAGGAGAGCTCCTGGGAAAGGACCAGAGGGcaaggggagaaggagggggcaagggagggaaaggagagagacaaAGGCAAAGAATTTAGCTCCAATTTGGATCATAACGGCTTCTCTTGTGTAGCTCTACCTTTCTGCTTTCATGAAAGAAAGTCACCCCAGAAATGCCACTTGTGGGAGATGCTGGAAGGCTAGATCAGACCTTGAGGTCAGAAGGGTGGAAGAGACAAAAGTCTTCTGCTTTTCACTTTATTCCCTCTAT
The sequence above is drawn from the Cynocephalus volans isolate mCynVol1 chromosome 8, mCynVol1.pri, whole genome shotgun sequence genome and encodes:
- the PI4KB gene encoding phosphatidylinositol 4-kinase beta isoform X3, whose amino-acid sequence is MAIGKRLATLPTKEQKTQRLISELSLLNHKLPARVWLPTASFDHHVVRVPHTQAVVLNSKDKAPYLIYVEVLECENFDTTSVPARIPENRIRSTRSVENLPECGITHEQRAGSFSTVPNYDNDDEAWSVDDIGELQVELPEVHTNSCDNISQFSVDSITSQESKEPVFIAAGDIRRRLSEQLAHTPTAFKRDPEDPSAVALKEPWQEKVRRIREGSPYGHLPNWRLLSVIVKCGDDLRQELLAFQVLKQLQSIWEQERVPLWIKPYKILVISADSGMIEPVVNAVSIHQVKKQSQLSLLDYFLQEHGSYTTEAFLSAQRNFVQSCAGYCLVCYLLQVKDRHNGNILLDADGHIIHIDFGFILSSSPRNLGFETSAFKLTTEFVDVMGGLDGDMFNYYKMLMLQGLIAARKHMDKVVQIVEIMQQGSQLPCFHGSSTIRNLKERFHMSMTEEQLQLLVEQMVDGSMRSITTKLYDGFQYLTNGIM